The following are encoded in a window of Pseudomonas graminis genomic DNA:
- a CDS encoding CsbD family protein, with protein MKSEQVEGVVEQVAGKAQSAVGKLFGDSKLEAEGTGRQASGQLTQAYGDAMDSISAFVKEKPVAAVAIGGITLLILDRLFRR; from the coding sequence ATGAAGAGCGAACAGGTAGAAGGCGTTGTAGAGCAGGTTGCCGGCAAAGCACAGAGCGCAGTTGGGAAACTGTTTGGTGATTCTAAGCTGGAGGCGGAAGGTACCGGTCGCCAGGCTTCTGGTCAGTTGACCCAAGCCTATGGCGATGCGATGGACAGCATCTCTGCGTTTGTTAAAGAGAAACCAGTCGCTGCAGTTGCCATTGGTGGAATTACTCTGCTGATTCTGGACCGTCTCTTTCGCCGCTGA
- a CDS encoding cyclophilin-like fold protein — protein sequence MRDKRFALFTQTHVGGARGLTRAFGLLLGLTALSESNASPATPVGSAPAATSATVQLPESRIWMTVRDTRFAITLADTQAARAFAALLPLSIDMPDLNNNEKHAELPTSLPTSTIRPGTIHSGDLMLYGSRTLVAFYATFSSPYSYTRLGRIDNAAELARVFGSDAVRITFSKQ from the coding sequence ATGCGCGACAAACGATTCGCCCTATTCACCCAAACTCATGTCGGGGGCGCAAGGGGACTGACGCGGGCCTTCGGACTTCTGTTAGGCCTGACAGCGTTGAGCGAAAGCAATGCCTCGCCTGCGACCCCCGTGGGCTCTGCTCCCGCGGCCACGTCAGCCACCGTGCAGCTTCCGGAATCCCGTATCTGGATGACGGTTCGCGACACGCGCTTCGCGATCACCCTGGCGGATACACAAGCGGCACGGGCATTTGCCGCCCTGCTCCCACTCTCCATCGACATGCCTGACCTGAACAACAACGAGAAGCACGCCGAACTGCCGACATCGCTGCCGACAAGTACGATTCGCCCCGGCACGATCCACAGCGGCGATCTGATGCTGTACGGGTCACGCACGCTGGTCGCGTTCTACGCTACTTTCTCATCGCCCTATTCCTACACTCGTTTGGGCCGCATCGACAATGCCGCCGAACTGGCCCGCGTCTTTGGCAGCGATGCAGTACGCATCACTTTTTCAAAACAATAA
- a CDS encoding methyl-accepting chemotaxis protein — protein MTQRQSIRIAPSAHPRVLWFALIPVVPAVAWILAQSTSLPNLIACAALVLIGLGAGAWSAGSQRNVVLRATARAQAEQSEADAASNGMTSGVQLNEVLLGAMPIWARQVESSRYQTEEAIVNLTNRFIGIAARLQETVHASQRAAGELDGQTADGALEVLSLSESDLSQVINSLKAAQTSRDQTLAQVRGLTAYTGELRTMAADVAAIAAQTNLLALNAAIEAARAGEAGRGFAVVADAVRSLSSKSSETGQQMSAKVDIINNGITQLVHAASSSADQDSQSVAASENSIQVVLERFHNITGRLAESADLLKQESRGIGDEMTEVLVDLQFQDRVSQILSHVRDNMEDLHGHLLQANETPDQATSLDARQWLARMDATYATDEQRRTHRGETPVQQNSQDITFF, from the coding sequence ATGACCCAGCGTCAATCCATTCGCATTGCCCCTTCCGCTCATCCGCGTGTTCTCTGGTTCGCTTTGATTCCGGTCGTGCCTGCCGTTGCATGGATACTCGCCCAGTCAACCTCTCTCCCCAACCTCATCGCGTGCGCAGCGCTGGTTTTGATCGGCCTCGGCGCAGGTGCCTGGAGTGCCGGTTCCCAGCGTAACGTGGTGCTGCGAGCCACGGCTCGGGCGCAGGCGGAGCAGTCAGAGGCGGACGCGGCGAGCAACGGCATGACCTCGGGCGTACAACTCAATGAGGTGTTGCTGGGCGCCATGCCGATCTGGGCCCGGCAGGTGGAAAGCTCTCGGTATCAGACCGAAGAAGCGATTGTGAATCTGACCAACCGGTTCATCGGGATCGCCGCGCGATTGCAGGAAACGGTTCACGCGTCCCAGCGCGCTGCCGGCGAACTCGACGGGCAAACGGCAGACGGGGCGCTTGAAGTGCTGTCACTCAGCGAAAGCGATTTAAGCCAGGTGATCAACTCACTCAAGGCCGCTCAGACCAGCCGTGACCAGACCCTGGCCCAGGTGCGCGGCCTTACCGCTTATACCGGCGAACTGCGCACCATGGCCGCGGACGTAGCGGCGATCGCCGCGCAAACAAACCTCCTGGCCCTCAACGCAGCCATTGAAGCGGCGCGTGCCGGTGAAGCCGGTCGCGGCTTTGCCGTGGTGGCCGACGCAGTGCGCAGCCTGTCGAGCAAATCCAGTGAAACCGGCCAGCAGATGTCGGCCAAGGTCGACATCATTAATAACGGCATCACGCAGTTAGTGCACGCCGCATCGAGCAGCGCCGATCAGGACAGCCAATCGGTGGCCGCGTCAGAAAACAGCATTCAAGTCGTGCTCGAGCGTTTTCATAACATCACCGGGCGCCTGGCCGAATCGGCGGACCTGCTCAAGCAGGAAAGCCGGGGCATTGGCGATGAGATGACGGAGGTGCTGGTCGACCTGCAATTCCAGGACCGTGTGAGCCAGATCCTCAGCCACGTGCGGGACAACATGGAAGATTTGCATGGCCACCTGCTCCAGGCGAACGAGACCCCGGATCAGGCGACGTCCCTTGATGCCCGCCAATGGCTGGCGCGCATGGACGCCACCTACGCCACCGACGAGCAGCGTCGCACCCATCGTGGCGAGACGCCCGTGCAGCAGAACTCTCAAGACATCACCTTCTTTTAG
- a CDS encoding protein-glutamate methylesterase/protein-glutamine glutaminase, with amino-acid sequence MPTKKISVLLVDDSAVVRQVLMAILSDTPDIHVMGAASDPIFAMDKLAREWPDVIVLDVEMPRMDGITFLKKIMSERPTPVVICSSLTQKGAETSLQALSAGAVEIITKPTTGLKNFLIESAAELVAAIRAAAHSNVRNLGKRSASPAPLAAPAGKLTADAILPAASGHAMAQTTERIVAIGTSTGGTQALEAVLKALPRVCPGIVIVQHMPEKFTASFAERLNSICAIEVREARNNDRILPGLALIAPGGKHLMVTRSGAYYHAQVIDGPQVNRHRPSVDVLFRSVAKFAGKNATGIIMTGMGDDGARGLKEMLDAGAATVAQDEASCVVFGMPKEAIKLNAAQRIMPLEHIHQAILNG; translated from the coding sequence ATGCCTACCAAAAAAATCAGCGTTCTGCTGGTCGATGACTCGGCCGTGGTCCGCCAGGTGCTGATGGCCATCCTCAGCGACACCCCCGACATCCATGTCATGGGCGCGGCGTCCGACCCGATTTTCGCCATGGACAAGCTCGCCCGGGAATGGCCCGATGTGATCGTGCTGGACGTGGAAATGCCACGGATGGACGGGATCACCTTTCTCAAGAAAATCATGAGCGAGCGTCCGACGCCGGTCGTGATCTGTTCCTCACTGACCCAGAAAGGCGCCGAAACCTCCCTGCAGGCGTTGTCGGCAGGGGCTGTGGAAATCATCACCAAGCCCACGACCGGATTGAAGAATTTCCTGATCGAATCGGCGGCAGAGCTCGTTGCAGCGATACGTGCTGCTGCACATTCCAACGTCAGAAACCTAGGAAAGCGCAGCGCCAGCCCGGCGCCGTTAGCCGCGCCGGCAGGGAAGCTGACTGCCGATGCCATCCTGCCGGCCGCCAGTGGCCACGCCATGGCACAGACGACCGAACGCATCGTCGCCATCGGCACCTCCACCGGTGGGACCCAGGCGCTGGAAGCAGTGCTCAAGGCTCTGCCGAGGGTGTGCCCGGGCATTGTGATCGTGCAGCACATGCCCGAGAAGTTCACGGCCTCCTTTGCCGAGCGGCTCAATAGCATCTGTGCGATCGAGGTGCGCGAAGCACGTAACAACGACCGCATCCTGCCCGGCCTGGCGCTGATAGCGCCCGGTGGCAAGCACCTGATGGTCACCCGCAGTGGCGCTTATTACCACGCGCAGGTCATCGACGGGCCGCAGGTGAATCGCCATCGACCTTCAGTGGATGTGCTGTTTCGGTCGGTGGCCAAGTTCGCCGGCAAGAACGCCACCGGGATTATCATGACCGGCATGGGCGACGACGGCGCCCGCGGTCTCAAGGAGATGCTCGACGCCGGCGCCGCCACCGTGGCCCAGGATGAGGCGAGCTGCGTGGTGTTCGGCATGCCCAAGGAGGCCATCAAGCTCAACGCTGCCCAGCGGATCATGCCGCTGGAGCATATCCATCAGGCGATACTGAACGGCTAG
- the cheD gene encoding chemoreceptor glutamine deamidase CheD encodes MKMPVGAAEVVLAPGQVSFATRPTRLRTLLGSCVAITFWHPQRLIGGMCHFMLPGRLRHDLPLDGRYGDEALELLLRHALINGTQVQDYQIKLFGGGRMFPDQPRDLRTQDVASLNIRAALDLAERYHLHLTAQDMGSTGHRTIMFDLWNGNVWVRHQPMGTLQHDAYQKNQRSAGR; translated from the coding sequence ATGAAAATGCCTGTCGGCGCCGCCGAAGTGGTATTGGCCCCGGGCCAGGTCAGTTTCGCGACGCGTCCGACGCGCTTGCGCACACTGCTCGGTTCCTGCGTCGCGATCACCTTCTGGCACCCGCAGCGGCTGATCGGCGGCATGTGTCACTTCATGCTGCCAGGACGCCTGCGTCACGATCTGCCGCTGGACGGCCGATATGGCGACGAGGCGCTGGAGTTGCTGCTTCGACACGCTCTTATCAACGGTACTCAGGTTCAGGATTACCAGATCAAGCTGTTCGGCGGCGGCAGGATGTTTCCCGATCAGCCGCGCGACCTGCGCACGCAAGATGTGGCCAGCTTGAATATTCGCGCAGCGCTGGACCTGGCCGAACGTTACCACCTGCACCTGACGGCTCAGGACATGGGCAGCACCGGTCACCGCACGATCATGTTCGACCTGTGGAACGGCAACGTCTGGGTTCGGCACCAACCAATGGGAACACTTCAACACGATGCCTACCAAAAAAATCAGCGTTCTGCTGGTCGATGA
- a CDS encoding methyl-accepting chemotaxis protein, whose amino-acid sequence MKWFYDLKISTKLISSFLVVLALTAAMGVFAIHQLGGVNQAAQDIRGNWMPSMRAAAGMRFFAASYRLKENRSIGTDVAEEKAQAEREATEARQQFETRMGTYENLLSNEEDRQLLAAAKGAWATYLATSNQLFELSRQNQEDQARSLLRGESKARFEDLTNRLQKMVEINDAGATAAGDKGSALYEGARWAIIAALIAALVIGLGLAVFIARIISRPLRQAATAAEQLAEGNLSTPIEPGTKDETGMVLNAMRNMVGKLGHIIGEVRNAADNLASASEQVSATAQSMSQATSEQAASVEETSASIEQMSASINQNTENAKVTDGMASKAAKEATEGGDSVQQTVVAMKKIAQRISIIDDIAYQTNLLALNAAIEAARAGEHGKGFAVVAAEVRKLAERSQVAAQEIGELSSSSVDMAEKAGKLLGEMVPSINKTSDLVQEISAASEEQAAGVAQINTAMTQLNQVTQQNASSSEELAATAEEMSSQAEQLQQAMSFFVLDSTPRPAAQSSSVDNAGSKPSHQPPRVKPQPPRKAFAYSMASAPDESEFTRF is encoded by the coding sequence ATGAAATGGTTCTACGATCTAAAGATTTCCACCAAGTTGATCAGCTCATTCCTGGTGGTCCTGGCCCTCACTGCCGCAATGGGCGTCTTCGCCATTCATCAGCTAGGGGGCGTCAATCAGGCTGCTCAGGACATCCGGGGTAACTGGATGCCCTCCATGCGCGCAGCGGCAGGCATGCGTTTTTTTGCCGCCAGCTATCGCCTGAAAGAAAATCGCTCCATCGGTACCGATGTCGCCGAAGAGAAGGCCCAGGCCGAGCGGGAAGCCACCGAAGCCCGCCAGCAGTTTGAAACCCGCATGGGCACCTATGAGAATCTGCTCTCGAACGAGGAAGATCGTCAGCTTCTGGCGGCAGCGAAAGGCGCTTGGGCTACCTACCTCGCAACCAGCAATCAGCTGTTCGAACTGTCCCGGCAGAACCAGGAGGACCAGGCGCGCAGCTTGCTCAGGGGTGAGTCGAAGGCGCGTTTCGAAGACTTGACCAACCGCCTGCAGAAAATGGTCGAGATCAATGACGCCGGCGCGACGGCTGCTGGTGACAAGGGCTCTGCGCTGTACGAAGGCGCCCGCTGGGCGATCATTGCGGCGCTGATCGCTGCGTTAGTGATCGGCCTGGGCCTGGCCGTGTTCATCGCGCGCATCATCTCGCGTCCGCTGAGACAAGCCGCCACCGCCGCCGAGCAATTGGCTGAAGGTAATCTCAGTACGCCCATCGAACCAGGGACGAAAGATGAAACCGGCATGGTGCTCAACGCCATGCGCAACATGGTCGGCAAGCTGGGACACATCATCGGCGAAGTGCGCAACGCCGCTGACAACCTCGCCAGCGCCTCCGAGCAGGTCAGCGCCACTGCGCAATCGATGAGCCAGGCGACCAGTGAACAGGCCGCCAGCGTCGAGGAAACCAGTGCCTCGATCGAGCAGATGAGCGCCAGCATCAACCAGAACACCGAAAACGCCAAAGTGACCGATGGCATGGCCAGCAAGGCCGCCAAGGAAGCCACCGAAGGTGGCGATTCGGTGCAGCAGACCGTCGTGGCGATGAAGAAAATCGCCCAGCGCATCAGCATCATCGATGACATCGCCTACCAGACCAACCTGCTGGCCCTCAACGCCGCTATCGAGGCCGCTCGGGCCGGTGAGCATGGCAAGGGTTTCGCGGTGGTCGCGGCCGAAGTGCGCAAGCTGGCCGAACGCAGCCAGGTCGCCGCCCAGGAAATCGGCGAGCTGTCTTCCAGCAGTGTCGACATGGCGGAAAAGGCCGGCAAGTTGCTCGGTGAGATGGTGCCGTCCATCAACAAGACCAGCGACCTGGTGCAGGAAATCAGCGCAGCCTCCGAGGAGCAGGCCGCCGGCGTCGCGCAGATCAATACGGCGATGACCCAGCTCAACCAGGTGACTCAGCAGAATGCGTCGAGCAGCGAGGAGCTGGCCGCCACCGCCGAAGAAATGAGCAGTCAGGCCGAACAGCTGCAACAGGCCATGAGTTTCTTCGTGCTTGATTCAACGCCCAGGCCCGCTGCCCAAAGCAGCAGCGTGGACAACGCCGGCAGCAAGCCTAGCCATCAGCCGCCACGGGTGAAACCGCAGCCGCCGCGCAAAGCGTTTGCGTACAGCATGGCCAGCGCCCCGGATGAATCGGAATTCACCCGCTTCTGA
- a CDS encoding tyrosine-type recombinase/integrase, with protein MPAPSSPHPLFETYAKFGELNFSSLKEELPAIREYLEQFPAETQAIEGYRAVRSFLKSYAGNESTFNSYRTHVERLLLWTMLKSRTPLLAMRRTQAEGFMEFCLAPDPAWVGPVVKSRFTRLGARKKTATDTYALNPDWRPFSQTVAKEERKRAQEENRPALQDTYRLAQGSIAQIFAVCGSFFQHAIDEGFCEQNPFRAVKQKSKYKERNTDNQDTRILTSLQWDFVLETAELLAAEDTKYERTLFIVATIFAMYLRVSDLVGRDNWKPTMGDLRKDSAGNWWYHVVGKGNKAGKISVRDDYVENYLKRWRLHQGLSPLPGFRESTPLIATQRGRAGLSDRHIRVLLQEVFDRALQRMQAEHWPDEDVGRLRAASLHWLRHTSATFDAPHRDMKDLQVDLRHNSLSTTQNVYYNSEDEKRAYSVKRLPMKERS; from the coding sequence ATGCCCGCGCCCTCGTCACCTCATCCCTTGTTCGAAACCTACGCGAAGTTTGGCGAGCTCAACTTCAGCTCCTTAAAGGAAGAGCTTCCCGCGATCCGTGAATATCTCGAGCAGTTCCCCGCCGAGACTCAGGCCATCGAAGGCTACCGCGCCGTGCGCAGCTTTCTAAAATCCTACGCCGGCAATGAATCCACGTTTAATTCCTACCGCACCCACGTCGAGCGATTGCTGCTTTGGACAATGCTCAAATCCAGAACGCCCCTCCTCGCCATGCGGCGCACCCAGGCCGAGGGCTTCATGGAATTTTGCCTGGCGCCTGACCCCGCCTGGGTCGGTCCGGTGGTCAAATCCCGCTTCACCCGCCTGGGTGCACGCAAGAAAACCGCGACGGACACCTACGCGCTCAACCCTGATTGGCGGCCGTTCAGCCAGACCGTCGCCAAGGAAGAACGCAAGCGCGCGCAGGAAGAAAACCGGCCCGCCCTCCAGGACACTTACCGGCTGGCCCAAGGCTCTATCGCGCAGATCTTCGCCGTATGCGGCAGTTTTTTCCAGCACGCGATCGACGAAGGTTTCTGTGAGCAGAACCCTTTTCGCGCGGTGAAGCAAAAGAGCAAATACAAGGAGCGCAACACCGATAACCAGGACACGCGCATCCTGACCTCGCTGCAGTGGGATTTCGTGCTGGAAACCGCCGAATTGCTGGCCGCCGAAGACACCAAGTACGAACGCACGCTGTTTATCGTGGCGACGATCTTTGCCATGTACCTGCGGGTGTCCGATCTGGTGGGTCGCGATAACTGGAAACCGACCATGGGCGATCTGCGCAAGGACAGCGCCGGCAACTGGTGGTACCACGTAGTGGGCAAAGGCAATAAAGCCGGCAAGATCAGCGTGCGCGACGATTATGTCGAAAACTACCTCAAGCGCTGGCGCCTGCATCAGGGTCTTTCTCCCCTGCCCGGCTTCCGTGAAAGCACGCCGCTGATCGCCACTCAGCGCGGTCGCGCCGGGCTATCGGACCGGCATATCCGCGTGCTGCTGCAGGAGGTGTTTGATCGCGCGCTGCAGCGTATGCAAGCCGAGCACTGGCCCGATGAAGACGTCGGCCGTCTGCGCGCTGCATCCTTGCACTGGCTGCGGCACACCTCGGCCACCTTCGACGCGCCGCACCGGGACATGAAGGATCTGCAAGTCGATCTGCGCCATAACAGCCTCAGCACGACGCAGAACGTCTACTACAACTCCGAGGACGAGAAGCGGGCGTACTCGGTCAAGCGTCTGCCCATGAAAGAGCGATCGTGA
- a CDS encoding chemotaxis protein CheA translates to MSINLDQALQTFIVEAHELLQVMEQSLLQLETEPDDQDAIGAIFRAAHTIKGSAGLFGLNPVVSFTHIVEDVLDRLRDGSVAVDSRLIAVLLKCGDHMLELINVVASRGETLEPVALEREAALREALSSYQAAHPVPDTSAQNTEKRVDGGADTSAEVLWHISLRFGVDVFRNGMDPLSFLRYLETLGQITQVTTLTDSLPALNSWDPESCYLGFEIDLRSTASHATLNEVFDFVRDDCEVRIESIDEAPHSAVTIGSELVAQAEQGPLTASVQRLPAASEPKARDGNYVRVNADKLDELINLVGELVIASAGASLLARSCHNDPLQEATSTVSGLVEEILDGALHLRMIPIGDTFNRFRRVVRDISQELGKDIELSISGAETELDKTVVEKIGDPLMHLLRNAMDHGIESADARRAAGKAGKGHLSLNAYHDSGSIVIEIADDGNGLNRERILEKAQERGLVASGAVLSDQEIYNLIFEPGFSTAEAVTNLSGRGVGMDVVKRNITLLRGTVDLDSRPGQGTVVRIRLPLTLAIINGFLVGIDTSTYVIPLDMVQECIELDEHQRQSSRDKGYLDLRGEVLPLVDLRDHFSHEGSAGRRQNVVVVRYAEHKAGLVVDDLLGEFQTVIKPLGKLFGALRGISGSTILGSGAVALILDIPALLNQIVQLEARTTQAPYSPTVVAR, encoded by the coding sequence GTGAGCATCAATCTCGACCAGGCATTGCAGACATTCATCGTCGAGGCCCACGAACTGTTGCAGGTCATGGAGCAATCCCTGCTGCAACTGGAAACCGAACCTGACGACCAGGATGCCATCGGTGCGATTTTTCGTGCCGCGCACACCATCAAGGGTTCGGCCGGCCTGTTCGGCCTGAACCCGGTGGTCAGCTTCACGCACATCGTTGAGGACGTACTCGACCGCCTGCGCGACGGCAGTGTGGCAGTCGACTCTCGGCTGATCGCGGTGCTGCTCAAGTGCGGCGATCATATGCTGGAGCTGATCAACGTTGTCGCCAGTCGCGGAGAGACGCTTGAGCCTGTGGCCCTGGAGCGTGAAGCGGCGTTGCGCGAGGCGTTGAGCAGCTATCAGGCGGCGCACCCTGTCCCCGATACCAGCGCTCAAAACACTGAAAAACGCGTTGATGGCGGCGCAGACACGTCCGCCGAGGTGCTCTGGCATATCTCCCTGCGCTTCGGAGTGGACGTATTTCGCAATGGCATGGACCCGCTTTCGTTCCTGCGCTACCTGGAAACCCTGGGGCAGATAACGCAGGTCACGACCCTCACCGACAGCCTTCCGGCACTGAACAGCTGGGACCCGGAAAGCTGCTATCTGGGTTTCGAGATCGACCTGCGCTCGACGGCCAGCCACGCCACCCTCAACGAAGTATTCGACTTTGTGCGGGATGACTGTGAGGTGCGCATCGAGTCCATCGATGAAGCGCCCCACAGCGCTGTGACCATCGGCAGCGAGTTGGTTGCTCAGGCAGAGCAGGGGCCACTGACGGCTTCGGTGCAGCGTCTGCCGGCGGCCAGTGAGCCGAAAGCCCGGGACGGCAACTACGTGCGCGTCAATGCCGACAAGCTCGACGAACTGATCAACCTGGTCGGCGAACTGGTGATAGCGAGCGCGGGTGCCAGCCTGTTGGCTCGTTCCTGTCACAACGACCCGCTGCAAGAGGCGACGTCGACGGTCTCGGGACTGGTGGAGGAGATCCTCGATGGCGCACTGCACTTGCGCATGATTCCCATCGGCGACACGTTTAACCGCTTCCGCCGCGTGGTTCGCGACATCAGTCAGGAGCTGGGCAAGGACATCGAGCTGAGCATCAGCGGTGCCGAAACCGAACTGGACAAGACCGTCGTCGAGAAAATCGGCGACCCCTTGATGCACCTGCTGCGCAACGCCATGGACCACGGCATCGAAAGCGCCGATGCCCGGCGCGCTGCCGGTAAGGCGGGGAAGGGCCATCTGAGCCTGAATGCCTACCACGACTCGGGAAGCATCGTCATCGAAATCGCCGACGACGGCAACGGACTCAACCGCGAACGAATCCTGGAGAAGGCTCAAGAGCGCGGACTGGTCGCCAGCGGTGCAGTGCTCTCCGATCAGGAGATCTACAACCTGATCTTCGAGCCGGGCTTCTCAACCGCCGAGGCGGTGACCAATCTGTCGGGCCGTGGCGTCGGCATGGACGTGGTCAAGCGCAACATCACGCTGCTGCGCGGCACCGTCGATCTGGACAGTCGCCCGGGGCAGGGCACCGTGGTGCGCATTCGTTTGCCGCTGACCCTGGCGATCATCAATGGCTTTCTGGTCGGCATCGATACATCCACCTACGTGATTCCGCTGGACATGGTTCAGGAATGCATCGAACTGGATGAACACCAGCGCCAGTCAAGCCGTGACAAGGGCTACCTGGACCTGCGTGGCGAGGTGTTGCCGCTGGTGGACCTGCGCGACCACTTCAGCCACGAAGGCAGCGCCGGCCGACGCCAGAATGTGGTGGTCGTGCGCTACGCCGAGCACAAGGCCGGGCTGGTCGTCGATGACCTGCTCGGAGAATTCCAGACCGTGATCAAACCGTTGGGCAAGTTGTTCGGCGCACTGCGCGGCATCAGCGGCTCGACCATATTGGGCAGTGGCGCGGTGGCGCTGATCCTCGACATACCGGCATTGCTCAATCAAATCGTACAACTGGAAGCCCGCACGACCCAGGCGCCTTATTCGCCGACCGTTGTCGCTCGCTGA
- a CDS encoding chemotaxis protein CheW: protein MGAVTTTRQTAVAVDEDAQYLTFMLGGEMFAIGILGIKEIIEYGSLTVVPMMPAFVRGVINLRGAVVPVVDLSARFGRANSAITRRSCVIIIEASTDEGQAQDIGLLVDTVSAVQEIPSTQIEPPPSFGARIRSDFISGMAKVDGKFVIVLDVDNVLSIDEMSSLAEAGQAPALDLDPR from the coding sequence ATGGGCGCAGTGACGACCACTCGGCAAACCGCGGTTGCGGTGGATGAGGACGCGCAGTACCTGACCTTCATGCTCGGCGGCGAAATGTTTGCCATCGGCATTCTGGGGATCAAGGAAATTATCGAATACGGCAGCCTGACCGTGGTGCCCATGATGCCCGCCTTTGTGCGCGGGGTGATCAATCTGCGCGGCGCGGTGGTGCCGGTGGTTGATCTGTCGGCGCGCTTCGGACGGGCCAACTCTGCAATCACCCGGCGCTCCTGCGTCATCATCATTGAGGCGAGCACCGACGAGGGGCAGGCGCAGGACATCGGTTTGCTGGTCGACACCGTGTCTGCGGTGCAGGAGATTCCGTCCACACAGATTGAGCCGCCGCCCAGCTTTGGCGCGCGTATTCGATCCGATTTCATCAGCGGCATGGCCAAGGTCGATGGCAAGTTCGTGATTGTGCTGGACGTGGACAACGTGCTGTCCATCGATGAGATGTCCAGCCTTGCCGAAGCCGGTCAGGCCCCGGCCCTTGATCTCGATCCACGTTGA
- a CDS encoding response regulator has product MAKNVLVVDDSSSVRQVVGIALKSAGYDVIEACDGKDALGKLTGQKVHLIISDVNMPNMDGITFVKEVKKLASYRFTPIIMLTTESQESKKAEGQAAGAKAWVVKPFQPAQMLAAVSKLILP; this is encoded by the coding sequence ATGGCGAAGAATGTATTAGTGGTCGACGACTCCAGCAGCGTGCGGCAAGTGGTAGGCATTGCCTTGAAAAGCGCAGGTTACGACGTGATCGAGGCGTGCGACGGCAAGGATGCGCTGGGCAAGCTCACCGGGCAGAAAGTGCACCTGATCATCAGCGACGTGAACATGCCCAACATGGACGGCATCACCTTCGTCAAGGAGGTCAAGAAACTGGCCAGCTACAGGTTCACGCCGATCATCATGCTGACCACCGAGTCCCAGGAGTCGAAGAAGGCCGAGGGGCAGGCGGCGGGCGCCAAAGCGTGGGTGGTGAAGCCGTTTCAGCCCGCACAGATGCTGGCAGCCGTGTCGAAGCTGATCCTGCCCTGA
- a CDS encoding CheR family methyltransferase — protein MADTATIDDREFGQFQSWLYRAAGINLSPAKKALVAGRLFKRLKHYELQSYGEYFKLIMKDERKGELQVALDLLTTNETYFFREPKHFDFLRQQVLPKVAPGKVFRVWSAASSSGEEPYSLAMTLAEGLGTTPWEVVGSDISTQVLAKARSGHYAMGRAETLPQPLLVKYCLKGIGRQEGTFLVDKALRSRVNFVQVNLNEALPALGEFEVIFLRNVMIYFDQPTKTQVVARMLPLLKPGGYLIISHSESLNGVNDTLKLVAPSIYRKP, from the coding sequence ATGGCAGACACCGCTACCATCGATGATCGTGAGTTCGGTCAGTTCCAGAGCTGGCTGTATCGCGCGGCCGGCATCAACCTGTCGCCCGCCAAAAAAGCACTCGTGGCAGGGCGCCTGTTCAAGCGCCTCAAGCATTACGAGCTGCAGAGCTACGGCGAGTACTTCAAGCTGATCATGAAGGACGAACGCAAGGGCGAACTGCAGGTTGCCCTGGATTTGCTGACCACCAACGAAACCTATTTCTTTCGCGAGCCCAAGCACTTCGACTTCCTGCGTCAGCAGGTGCTGCCCAAAGTCGCGCCGGGCAAGGTGTTTCGGGTATGGAGTGCAGCCAGTTCCTCGGGTGAAGAGCCCTACAGCCTGGCGATGACCCTGGCCGAAGGCCTGGGGACCACGCCCTGGGAAGTGGTCGGCTCGGACATCAGTACCCAAGTGCTGGCAAAAGCGCGCAGCGGCCACTACGCCATGGGGCGTGCCGAGACGTTGCCTCAGCCGCTGCTGGTCAAGTACTGCCTCAAAGGCATCGGTCGCCAGGAGGGCACCTTCCTGGTCGACAAGGCATTGCGCAGCCGCGTCAACTTTGTCCAGGTCAACCTCAACGAAGCGCTGCCCGCCCTGGGTGAGTTCGAGGTGATCTTCCTGCGCAATGTGATGATTTATTTCGACCAGCCAACCAAGACCCAGGTCGTCGCACGCATGCTGCCGCTGCTTAAACCGGGCGGCTACTTGATCATCAGTCACTCGGAAAGCCTCAACGGTGTTAACGACACCCTGAAGCTGGTGGCGCCCTCGATTTATCGCAAGCCATGA
- a CDS encoding STAS domain-containing protein: MPITLETLDDSTCVSIDGELTIYTVAELAGALLPQMGGAARLMLDLSQVTEMDGAGLQLLAVIQREAENAGTALSVTGQSLAVTQALELCRKAAS, translated from the coding sequence ATGCCGATCACCCTCGAAACACTCGACGACAGCACCTGCGTCAGCATTGACGGAGAGCTGACGATCTACACCGTAGCCGAGCTGGCGGGCGCGCTGTTGCCGCAGATGGGCGGCGCGGCGCGCCTGATGCTGGACCTCTCGCAGGTCACAGAAATGGATGGCGCGGGGCTGCAGTTGCTCGCGGTCATCCAGCGTGAAGCCGAGAACGCTGGCACCGCCTTAAGTGTCACCGGCCAGAGCCTGGCGGTCACGCAGGCCCTTGAGCTGTGTCGCAAAGCGGCCTCATAG